One part of the Zerene cesonia ecotype Mississippi chromosome 2, Zerene_cesonia_1.1, whole genome shotgun sequence genome encodes these proteins:
- the LOC119834913 gene encoding alpha-tocopherol transfer protein-like has protein sequence MDFIPQDKILKVNPDTLDVVRKEINMDKPGEMKQAVNIVKEWIQQQPHLRKKDFTDHYIEIAIVTSKGSIERAKKQIDTACTMRTLMPQFFGVTSMEKDFTNLVDAGYLVIMPKLSKQNHRIMVLQITGPPPDSTIFMKFFKYSFFFAEYLKAHDYVSNYECIIDMRLASLPDILSSMNPMELKQALTIIVDCYGMRIKSIHMITSSKLIETFISILKQLLKPKMVQRLHHHNDCDEIIKTFGKEYLPEELGGTEGSVKDLRDKWLETLFSKENMEYTQEMNRALTDENCRPRGKFNEEYAGMPGTFRVLSVD, from the exons ATGGATTTCATTCCGcaggataaaatattaaaagtaaatccAGATACTCTGGATGTTGTTAGGAAAGAAATTAATATGGATAAGCCGGGAGAGATGAAGCAAGCcgttaatattgtaaaggaaTGGATTCAGCAGCAACCGCACTTGAGGAAGAAAGATTTTA CTGATCATTACATAGAAATCGCTATCGTTACATCTAAAGGCTCTATAGAGCGGGCGAAGAAGCAGATAGATACAGCGTGTACTATGAGAACTCTGATGCCACAGTTCTTTGGGGTAACAAGCATGGAGAAGGACTTCACCAATCTTGTGGATGCTGg GTACTTAGTGATCATGCCAAAATTAAGCAAGCAGAACCATAGGATAATGGTATTACAAATAACTGGCCCGCCACCTGATTCCACTATATTcatgaaattctttaaatattcatttttc TTTGCAGAATACCTCAAGGCGCATGACTATGTCAGTAACTATGAATGCATTATTGATATGAGATTAGCAAGCCTACCAGATATACTCTCAAGCATGAATCCAATGGAACTAAAACAAGCATTAACTATTATTGTt GATTGCTATGGAATGCGCATAAAATCTATTCACATGATAACATCATCGAAACTGATTGAAACATTCATATCGATTCTGAAACAATTGCTCAAACCAAAGATGGTGCAAAGACTCCATCATCATAATGATtgtgatgaaataattaagaCATTCGGAAAGGAATACCTTCCCGAAGAATTAGGAGGCACGGAAGGATCTGTTAAAGACCTTAGag ATAAGTGGCTCGAGACTTTATTTAGTAAAGAAAACATGGAGTACACCCAGGAAATGAATAGAGCATTAACTGATGAGAATTGTCGGCCGAGAGGTAAATTTAATGAAGAATACGCTGGCATGCCGGGAACATTCAGAGTATTAAGCGTAGATTAG
- the LOC119835482 gene encoding clavesin-1-like, with amino-acid sequence MMKFISKLSPVELRQALSISMDCYGLKIKGIHFISQSRAIETLVTIVKQVLKPKLANRIFVHKTHDEILDIIGKDLLPVEFGGNERSIKELHVSKLCINDNLISQKTVSEEWVKELSSKKHLNYMRQMYEACTDENLRTREKFNEDYAGMPGTFRLLTVD; translated from the exons ATGATgaagtttatttcaaaattgagTCCTGTCGAATTGAGGCAAGCTTTAAGTATTAGTATG gACTGTTAcgggttaaaaataaaaggcatACATTTCATAAGTCAATCAAGAGCAATCGAAACGCTGGTGACCATTGTGAAGCAAGTGTTGAAACCGAAGTTAGCTAATCGTATTTTCGTTCATAAAACGCACGATGAAATACTTGATATTATAGGCAAGGATTTGTTACCGGTGGAATTTGGTGGTAATGAAAGGTCTATTAAGGAACTTCatg TGAGCAAACTTTGTATTAATGATAATCTTATCAGTCAGAAAACTGTTTCAGAAGAATGGGTGAAAGAATTGTCCTCTAAGAAGCACTTGAATTACATGCGTCAAATGTACGAGGCGTGTACCGACGAAAACCTCCGAACTCGAGAGAAGTTTAACGAGGATTATGCGGGGATGCCTGGAACATTCCGACTGTTAACTGTGGATTAG